Proteins encoded in a region of the Quercus lobata isolate SW786 chromosome 8, ValleyOak3.0 Primary Assembly, whole genome shotgun sequence genome:
- the LOC115957805 gene encoding putative F-box/FBD/LRR-repeat protein At4g26350, producing the protein MCYSDKVFKIVRALNSSKFLELFPGDVECIGFGYIYPSMFQNLVRLNFKVTQSNWHVLQSLLVVAPNLEVLVLDKHYYRKNQLCCMEPPDGSGCLSSRLTTFNFNGYEELEHEVEFIKYILKEAIVLNTITIKISALHSKESVLKKLSMFPRHSTTCLLTVEIDDSLE; encoded by the exons ATGTGTTATTCAGATAAGGTATTCAAGATTGTAAGGGCACTAAATAGCTCTAAATTCCTTGAACTATTTCCTGGTGATGTAGAG TGCATCGGCTTTGGTTACATATATCCTTCCATGTTCCAAAATTTGGTCCGGTTGAACTTTAAAGTTACTCAATCGAATTGGCACGTGCTACAATCCTTGCTCGTAGTGGCTCCTAATTTAGAAGTTCTTGTTCTTGATAAG CATTATTATCGTAAAAATCAGTTATGCTGTATGGAGCCACCGGATGGTTCCGGTTGTTTGTCATCGCGCCTgacaacttttaattttaatggatATGAAGAATTGGAACATGAAGTTGAATTCATCAAATATATTCTAAAGGAGGCAATAGTCTTGAACACAATCACAATTAAAATTTCTGCTCTACATTCAAAGGAAAGTGTTCTCAAGAAATTATCAATGTTCCCAAGGCACTCAACAACATGTCTACTTACAGTTGAAATAG ACGACTCTTTGGAGTAA
- the LOC115958398 gene encoding putative FBD-associated F-box protein At5g56700, translating to MGESSAQSMSKCTELTLNRDAVIDTDRISNLPNSLLYHILSFLPTKEAVATAILSNRWKPLWTLVPTLDLKDNCCKKPISFTYIVYRVLALHIAPSLRSFRLTWYSPCNSFHLDTWIHAALARNVQQLHLEIYLDGRQDDNHVYVGKFFWLPSSLFTCKTVVVLELSGGIMLNPPPSFQFASLKILRLSKIRYGSTNNISTLLSACPVLEDLSVVRECTENVIGLKINVHTLKRLHIELKSYKPEPPDYYLEIHTPALEYFRFSGHLRNIVFHEKLAHLIEARVDIYALEDWTRVYETYYGDRIFKLLRALNNAKFLSLFPGDKECVACGSIYPSMFQNLVRLNFKVTPSNWHVLLALLLVAPNLEVLVVNKDYDNENRLCWMELPDAPCCLSSRLTTFNFDGFEKLEHEVKFVKYILKEARALNTMTIKIPAKLSKEDVFETLSMFPGLSTCLITVEKDNSLE from the exons ATGGGCGAATCATCTGCTCAATCGATGTCAAAATGTACGGAACTCACTCTCAACAGAGACGCAGTGATCGACACTGACAGGATCAGCAACCTACCGAACTCTCTTCTCTACCacattctttctttccttccaaccAAAGAAGCCGTCGCCACAGCCATTTTGTCGAACAGGTGGAAGCCCCTCTGGACTCTCGTCCCTACACTGGACCTCAAAGATAACTGCTGCAAAAAACCCATAAGCTTTACATATATTGTGTACAGAGTATTGGCTCTACACATAGCGCCGTCGCTCCGAAGTTTTCGCCTCACATGGTATTCTCCTTGTAACTCTTTCCATCTCGACACTTGGATCCACGCCGCTTTAGCCCGTAATGTCCAACAACTCCATCTCGAGATTTACCTTGATGGCCGCCAAGACGATAATCATGTTTACGTGGGGAAATTTTTCTGGTTGCCCAGTAGCTTATTCACTTGCAAAACAGTTGTGGTTCTCGAATTAAGCGGCGGAATTATGCTCAATCCTCCTCCATCCTTTCAATTCGCAAGCCTCAAGATTCTGCGTCTGTCCAAAATTAGATATGGATCGACCAACAATATCTCGACCCTTTTATCTGCCTGCCCAGTCCTCGAAGATTTGTCAGTGGTAAGAGAATGTACGGAAAATGTGAtcggtttaaaaataaatgtacatACCCTGAAACGTTTACATATTGAACTTAAATCCTATAAACCCGAACCTCCTGATTACTATCTCGAGATACACACCCCAGCTCTCGAGTACTTTCGATTTTCGGGTCATTTGCGCAACATCGTTTTCCATGAAAAACTAGCCCATTTGATTGAAGCACGTGTCGATATTTATGCTCTTGAGGATTGGACTCGTGTATATGAGACATATTATGGAGACAGGATATTCAAGCTTCTTAGAGCACTAAACAATGCTAAGTTCCTTTCATTGTTTCCCGGTGACAAAGAG TGCGTAGCCTGTGGTTCTATTTATCCTTCCATGTTCCAAAATTTGGTCCGATTGAACTTTAAAGTTACTCCATCTAACTGGCACGTGTTACTAGCCTTGCTCCTAGTGGCTCCTAATTTGGAAGTTCTTGTTGTTAATAAG GATTATGATAATGAAAATCGGTTATGCTGGATGGAGCTACCGGATGCTCCTTGTTGTCTGTCATCACGCCTTACAACTTTTAATTTTGATGGATTTGAAAAATTGGAACATGAAGTCAAATTCGTAAAGTATATTTTAAAGGAGGCAAGAGCCTTGAACACAATGACAATCAAAATTCCTGCTAAACTTTCGAAGGAAGATGTTTTTGAGACACTATCAATGTTCCCAGGGCTCTCAACATGTCTAATTACAGTTGAGAAAG ATAACTCTTTGGAGTAA
- the LOC115958141 gene encoding putative FBD-associated F-box protein At5g56700, producing the protein MGESSAQSMSKCTELTLNRNAVIDTDRISNLPDSLLYHILSLLPTKEAVATAILSNRWKPLWTLVPTLDIKDNCCKKPISFTYIVYRVLALHIAPSLRSFRLTWYSPCNSFHLDTWIHFALARNVQQLHLEIYLDGRQDDSHVYVGKFFWLPRSLFTCKTVVVLELSGGIVLNPPPSFQFASLKILRLSKISYGPTNNISTFISGCPVLEDLSVVRECMDNVFSFKINVHTLKRLHIEFKSYKPEPPDYNLEIHTPALEYFRFSGHLRNIVFHEKLAHLIEARVDIYALEDWTRVYEIYYGDRIFKLLRALNNAKFLSLFSGDKECIAFGSIYPSMFQNLVRLNFKVTPSNWHVLLALLLVAPNLEVLVVNKDYDNENRFCWMELPDAPGCLSSCLTTFNFDGFEELEHEVKFVMYILKKARALNTMTIKIPAKLSKEGVFETLSMFPRLSTTCLITVEKDNSLE; encoded by the exons ATGGGCGAATCATCTGCTCAATCGATGTCAAAATGTACGGAACTCACTCTCAACAGAAACGCAGTGATCGACACTGACAGGATCAGCAACCTGCCGGACTCTCTTCTCTACCATATCCTTTCTCTCCTTCCAACGAAAGAAGCCGTCGCCACAGCCATTTTGTCGAACAGGTGGAAGCCCCTCTGGACTCTCGTCCCAACACTGGACATCAAAGATAACTGCTGCAAAAAACCCATAAGCTTTACATATATTGTGTACAGAGTATTGGCTCTACACATAGCGCCGTCGCTCCGAAGTTTTCGCCTCACATGGTATTCTCCTTGTAACTCTTTCCATCTCGACACTTGGATCCACTTCGCTTTAGCCCGTAATGTCCAACAACTCCATCTCGAGATTTACCTTGATGGCCGCCAAGACGATAGTCATGTTTACGTGGGGAAATTTTTCTGGTTGCCCAGAAGCTTATTCACTTGCAAAACAGTTGTGGTTCTCGAATTAAGCGGCGGAATTGTGCTCAATCCTCCTCCATCCTTTCAATTCGCAAGCCTCAAGATTCTGCGCCTGTCCAAAATTAGCTATGGACCGACCAACAATATCTCGACCTTTATCTCTGGCTGCCCAGTCCTCGAAGATTTGTCAGTGGTAAGAGAATGTATGGACAATGTGTtcagttttaaaataaatgtacATACCCTGAAACGTTTACATATTGAATTTAAATCATATAAACCCGAACCTCCTGATTACAATCTCGAGATACACACCCCAGCTCTCGAGTACTTTCGATTTTCTGGCCATTTGCGCAACATCGTTTTCCATGAAAAACTAGCCCATTTGATTGAAGCACGTGTCGATATTTATGCTCTTGAGGATTGGACTCGTGTATATGAGATATATTATGGAGACAGGATATTCAAGCTTCTTAGAGCACTAAACAATGCTAAGTTCCTTTCATTGTTTTCTGGTGACAAAGAG TGCATAGCCTTTGGTTCTATTTATCCTTCCATGTTCCAAAATTTGGTCCGATTGAACTTTAAAGTCACTCCATCTAACTGGCACGTGTTACTAGCCTTGCTCCTAGTGGCTCCTAATTTGGAAGTTCTTGTTGTTAATAAG GATTATGATAATGAAAATCGGTTTTGCTGGATGGAGCTACCGGATGCTCCTGGTTGTCTGTCATCATGCCTTACAACTTTTAATTTTGATGGATTTGAAGAATTGGAACATGAAGTCAAATTCGTAATGTATATTTTAAAGAAGGCAAGAGCCTTGAACACAATGACAATAAAAATTCCAGCTAAACTTTCGAAGGAAGGTGTTTTTGAGACACTATCAATGTTCCCAAGGCTCTCAACAACATGTCTAATTACAGTTGAGAAAG ATAACTCTTTGGAGTAA
- the LOC115956340 gene encoding F-box/LRR-repeat protein At3g26922-like, whose protein sequence is MAHLGAQSNSKCTVYFWDKDRLSNLPDSLLCHILSFLSTDGAVVTSILSSRWKTLWTLVPKIDFQDTSIRGRSVSPLRILYSVLAQHTTPILSNFTLSWRSPCDSSHFDNWVDTAILRNVQTLDLHFECGQLFELPHTVFHCKTLVGLELYGEIELDLPPSFQLPSLKILRLCEICYTSDNSFSSLCSACPNLEDLTVIYEFIVGNVNIVSFKISLPFLKRLRIDFISFDTEPPDYKLEIYAPILERFRFFGYLSNMVFLEKLAHLIEAHFIVCGLGHVFEMCYSDKVFKIVRALNSSKFLELFPGDVECIGSGYIYPSMFQNLVRLNFKVTQSNWHVLQSLLVVAPNLEVLVLDKHYYRKNQLCWMEPPDGSGCLSSRLTTFNFNGFEELGHEAEFIKYILKEAIILNTITIKVSALHSKESVLKKLSMFPRHSTTCLLTVEIDDSLE, encoded by the exons ATGGCTCATTTAGGTGCTCAATCGAACTCAAAATGTACGGTATATTTTTGGGACAAAGACAGGCTTAGCAATCTACCGGACTCTCTCCTTTGTCacattctttctttcctttcgaCCGACGGAGCCGTTGTCACGAGCATTTTGTCGAGCAGGTGGAAGACCCTCTGGACTCTCGTCCCAAAAATCGATTTCCAAGATACATCCATCAGGGGCCGCAGTGTTTCGCCTCTACGCATACTCTACAGTGTTTTAGCTCAACACACAACACCCATCCTCTCAAATTTCACCCTCTCATGGCGTTCTCCTTGTGACTCCTCTCATTTTGACAATTGGGTCGACACCGCCATATTGCGCAATGTCCAAACACTCGATCTCCATTTTGAGTGTGGACAACTTTTCGAGTTGCCCCATACCGTTTTTCATTGCAAAACATTAGTGGGTCTGGAATTATATGGCGAAATTGAGCTCGATCTTCCTCCTTCCTTTCAACTCCCAAGCCTCAAGATTCTGCGTCTCTGCGAAATTTGTTATACTTCCGACAACTCTTTCTCGAGCCTCTGCTCCGCCTGCCCAAACCTCGAAGATTTGACGGTGATATACGAGTTTATAGTCGGTAATGTCAATATTGTCAGTTTTAAAATAAGCTTACCCTTTCTGAAACGTTTACGTATCGACttcatatcatttgataccGAACCTCCTGATTACAAGCTTGAAATATACGCCCCAATTCTCGAGCGCTTTCgcttttttggttatttgtcaAACATGGTTTTCCTTGAAAAACTAGCCCACTTAATTGAAGCCCATTTCATTGTTTGTGGACTAGGTCATGTATTTGAGATGTGTTATTCAGATAAGGTATTCAAGATTGTAAGAGCACTAAATAGCTCTAAATTCCTCGAACTATTTCCTGGTGATGTAGAG TGCATCGGCTCTGGTTACATATATCCTTCCATGTTCCAAAATTTGGTCCGGTTGAACTTTAAAGTTACTCAATCGAATTGGCACGTGCTACAATCCTTGCTTGTAGTGGCTCCTAATTTAGAAGTTCTTGTTCTTGATAAG CATTATTATCGTAAAAATCAGTTATGCTGGATGGAGCCACCGGATGGTTCCGGTTGTTTGTCATCGCGCCTgacaacttttaattttaatggatTTGAAGAATTGGGACATGAAGCtgaattcataaaatatattctaaaggAGGCAATAATCTTGAACACAATCACAATTAAAGTTTCTGCTCTACATTCGAAGGAAAGTGTTCTCAAGAAATTATCAATGTTCCCAAGGCACTCAACAACATGTCTACTTACAGTTGAAATAG ACGACTCTTTGGAGTAA